In Bacteroides cellulosilyticus, the genomic stretch GCCTTCGTTCAGTAGAACAGAAAACCACCCTTCGTTTTGAGAACCAGACAAGATTGGGGCAATGGACATTGAAAGAAGGTGCGGAAATGAATTATTCCAATTATACCAACCGGACAAAACAGCGGATGTTCGGCTACACCACACTCTCCGATTATCAGACGGATTTAAACATATTCAGTTGGGGCGGCTTCTTTTCCGCGGACTACACTACTGCCAATAAACGTTTCTCCGCTTCTGCCGGTATCCGTACGGATGGCAATAATTACAACCGTGAAATGAAAGAACTGTGGAAGCAGCTTTCTCCCCGCCTCTCCTTATCTTATGAATTGACAAAGCAATGGACCTTGAGTGGAAATGCAGGATTATATCAGCAACTTCCACCTTATACAGCATTGGGGTTCAAAGATAATGACGGGCACTACATAAATAAGGATTTGAAATACATGCAGGTGATGGAAACCAGTCTCGGACTTGACTGGCATTTGCAAGATAGATTAATGATCTCAGCAGAAGGATTCTTCAAGCAATACGGACGTATGCCTCTTTCCCTGCGAGACAATATTCCCCTGGCATGCAAGGGAGATGATTATGGCACAATAGGCAATGAAGCGCTTATTCCTACCGCCGAAGGACGCGCTTATGGCGTGGAAGCCATGTTACGTTGGCAGATACCGGGACGTTTCAACTTTGTGTCTTCCTTCACAGTCTTCCGCAGCGAATATCGCAATGGAAATGGTGGCAGTGATGATAATATCCCCTCCGGAACCAAATACATCTCTTCTGCATGGGACAACCGTTTCATTCTCAACGTAAGCGGTACGTATAATCTTCCACGTCGTTGGAGTATCGGAGGAAAATTGAGTTATATAGGCGGTGCTCCCTATACGCCTTATGATGAGGAAAAATCATCGTTAGTGGAAGCATGGAATGCACAAGGACGCCCATACTACGATTATTCAAAATACAATACCGAACGCTTGCCTAACTTTGCCCAACTCGATATACGTGTAGACAAGTCTTTCTATTTCCATCGCTGTATGGTTGGCTTTTATCTCGACTTACAGAATATAACCGGAAGTAAGCTGAAGCAGCAGGATGTAATTATGAGTACGGGAGTCATTGAAAATCCATCTGCCCCCATTGAGGAGCAAAGGTATAAGATGAAAAAGTTGAAACAGGAAAGCGGAACGCTATTGCCGTCGATTGGGGTGACTGTGGAATTTTAGATTGGTTCTTCTCTTCAGTCACAAATTCCTATAGCAGTTCAAAATGTTCTTTAGAGAAATACTTCACAAATTTAGAGCGTGAATCAACGTCTGCAATCTCGTCTAAAAGTTCTTGAGAAACAACCAGCTCTATAAAACTAATCCATAGATTTGTATCAACAATTATTTTTATCCCGCAATCGCTTTTCATACGCTTCTTGTCTAACAGCTTCCACTTCAGCATCTATTTCCTTTTGTGAAATTTCATCTGTTTTAAAAGCATTCAATAGTCGTTTCAACTTAATGCCGCGCGTTTCGACAGCAAGCGCACGGCTCAACTCCAATTTGTCATCGTCAGAAAGTTGTTGAGTTAACTCCAATATCTGATTATAATTCAGACGAATTTTCAATGATACAGTTGCCATACAATTACACATTGATATCACCTATAAACAAAAGTAGTATAATTTATGCAACTATCAAATAAAGATGCGATTATTTTCTTGATGATTATGGCACAGTAGGCAATATTTCGCACCTATTATTTCTTACAGCAAACTTTTATCTGTTCCACAATATAGGATACATCCTCGTCCGTCACCCAAGGACCGGCAGGAATACACAAACCCATATTAAACAAACGTTCAGAAACTTCATTCACATAACAAGGATTAGTTGCATAGACAGGCTGCAAATGCATAGGTTTCCACAAGGGACGGGTCTCAATTCCCCGTTCATCCAGGTTACGGCGGACTTCATCATAGTTAGTACCAGTCTTAACAGGATCTATCAGAATAGTAGAAAGCCAATAATTAGCGTTGAAACGACCATCAGGATTAGATTTTAACGTTATACCGTCTACACCTTCAAAAGCCTTCTCGTAAAGAGCATGTACATGGCGGTGATGCGCAATATGCTCATCCAATACAGTCATCTGACCACGACCGATACCAGCACAAATATTACTCATACGATAATTATAACCAATCTTTTCATGCTGGTAATGAGGGAAAGGCTCACGGGCCTGCGTAGCGTAAAACATCGTCTGCTTCTTGGTGCTTTCATCAGGAACAATCAAAGCGCCGCCACCCGAAGTAGTGATCATCTTATTACCATTAAAAGACAACACACCAAAGGTACCGAACGTACCACATTTCTGACCATTAAACTCAGAACCCAAAGCTTCTGCAGCATCCTCCAGCACTGGAATATCATATTTAGCGGCTATCGCGCAAATCTCATCAATTCTGGCAGGCATACCGTAAAGATGAACAGGAAGAATAGCTTTCGGCTTCTTACCTGTCTTTGCGATTCTGTCCTTAATGGCTTCTTCCAGCAAAACGGGGTCCATATTCCAGGTATCTTCCTCACTGTCGATAAATACAGGAGTCGCCCCCTGATAAGCAACAGGATTAGCTGACGCACAGAATGTAAACGACTGGCAGATAACCTCATCACCGGCTCCTACACCAAGTTGGATTAATCCCAGATGGATGGCTGCCGTACCAGCAGATAAAGCAACAACCTCCTTATCCTGTCCTACAAAATGTTTCAGTTCGTCTTCGAAAGCATTCACGTTGGGACCCAAAGGAACAACCCAGTTCGTGTCGAAAGCTTCCTTAATAAAAGCCTGCTCTTTGCCACTCATGTGAGCAAGGCAAAGATAAATTCTCTTGTCCATTAAATTATATGATTAAAAAAGAAACAACAAATCGAGAAGTAAAAAGAAAATTATTTATTCCTTATATAATGAGGGATAAATAACCAACACAACAACTTACCCAATTTCAAAACAATCATTAGGAATTTATAAATATCTATTCCCTATATTTTAAAACTTTTGCAGGTATACCTGCCATTACAGCATTTGTTGGTACATCTTTAATAACTACGGCACCAGCACCAATAAGACAGTTTTCTCCTAATTCATGTACACCAGTCATTACAGTAGCACTAATGCCTATATAAGCATACTTATGTGCAATAATTGAAGCACCAAAATTTACTCCAAAGGAAAGAAATACTCCTTCTTCTAAAATAGTATGATGAGAAACTACACTATTAACGCTCATCATTACAAAGTCATGTATGTTACACCAAGGCATAATTACCGTTTTAGGAAGAATATATATCCCCTTATCTCCAATTTTAACATTAGGAGAAAGCACCACTGTAGAATGAATAAAATTAGGAACCTCATATCCCAGACTTAACGCACGATTTAACAATTCAACTCGCAACTTATTATTTCCCAAGGGACAATAAACTGCTTTAACGCCATATTCATCTTTCAAACAAGCTAAAAAATCAAATCCACCCAACACGGGAATACCACATACCTTTTGGTTAATATACTTAGAATCATCATCCAAAAAACCTACAATTTCAATACCAGCTTCTTGAAGATAAGCCAAATAGACTTCTCCATAAGTGCCTGCACCAATAATAACACTTTTCATATTCTTTTCCTTTAATTATGCCCGTTAAAAGGCGCAGTAGTAGCTTCTCCCTCTTTAGATATTCCTTCCCTAATAAAAACTTTTCTGATTGTAATAAATACAATTTTCAAATCTAAATAAAAAAAACAATGATCTACATACCAAACATCTAGTTCAAACTTTTTTGTCCAACTCAAATTATTTCTTCCATTAATCTGTGCCCAGCCAGTTATTCCTGGACGCACTTCATGGCGTCTCATTTGTTCTTTAGAATACAAAGGCAAATAATAAGTTCTTAAAGGGCGAGGCCCGATCAGAGACATATCACCTTTGAGTACATTAATTAATTGAGGTAATTCATCAATAGAAGTAGAACGGACAAACTTTCCTATTTTTGTCAGACGTTTCTCATCCGGCAATAAGTTGCCATTTTCGTCACGTTCATCAGTCATCGTTTTGAATTTGATAACTTTGAAAATCTCACCATGCTTACCAGGACGTTCCTGAGTAAAAAAGGCACCGGCTCCTTTATTGGCAAAATGTAACCAGATTGCTATAGAAAGTAATATCGGCCAAATAATAGCCAGTACCAAAAACACTACTACAAAATCAATAAAACGCTTCAGAAAACAAGAATACATAATCATTCAAAATGTTCCATTATTATATCATAACTACAATTCACTGTATAATTAGCCTCTAAATATGAATATCCATTCTCTCCCATAATTTTAATCCGCTCTCTGTCAGCAGCCATAAAGTCAACCATTTCCATGTAAGTTTCTATATTTCCGCTTTCAGTCCATAAGCCAAAACCGTTGATTTTGGCTATTTCTCCTATATCCGTATTCTTGTCAGTAGCCATCAATACCGGCATTCTGTTTTCAAGATAAGAGAGCAAGCGAGACGGGAAATTTGGGATCGTGAAACGCCTGTCCAGAAATATCAAACCTATGTCACAAACTCTTACCAGACTGTCATATTCTTGTTTGGGAAGTGAAGATAACAAGCAAGCATTATGCGGTGCATTTGTATCAAACCACAATTTAATCTTCATAAATTCAGTACCGCTACCTACTATGATAAAAAAAGAGTCGTTTCTTTTTTCATTGGCCGCAAGCACCTCTACCAGGAAGTCAATACCTTGCGGGCGTCCCAAATTACCCCCATAAATAAAAAGTATTTTATCTGTGGGAATATTCAGTTTTTGAAGTAAAGTCTCTTTGGGGTAGGCTTGCTCTTCTGCCTTACAAAGTTCTATACTATTGGGACAAACCTCTACTCTATGGATGTCAACCTCACGATTATGCCTCAATATATAATCTACGTTAGCCGGAGACATGCAACCGATATAGTCTGACAACTGATATAGTCTTTCTTCCTTTTTACGGAACATCCTATAGAGAAGACCTCCTTTGGAGAACATACCCAAATCAACAGCATTCTGAGGAAATATATCCTTTAAAAGAAGATATGTCTTGGCATCCTTTTTCTTCAACGCTGCTATTACTTTATTGAAAGTAATCGGGGGAGTCGAATAAAGGCCTAAACCAAATTTTACATTCCGCCAATACTTTTGAATTGCCTTCTGATATTGATATTCCAAGAGTAACGTACCAATTCCCTTTTCTATCAGATTAGTCTTCTGTATATTGAATGTCCAGACTCTTAATATCTTCACATTTCCACCATCCAGCATCTCAGTAGGTTGATGAAAGCGCCGTTCTGCCGGTGCTACAATATACACTGTATGCCCATGACGAACAAATTCACGCATCAG encodes the following:
- the vap15 gene encoding type II toxin-antitoxin system VapB15 family antitoxin; protein product: MATVSLKIRLNYNQILELTQQLSDDDKLELSRALAVETRGIKLKRLLNAFKTDEISQKEIDAEVEAVRQEAYEKRLRDKNNC
- a CDS encoding glycosyltransferase family 4 protein; its protein translation is MNVLFLTLSRISDIKERGIYTDLMREFVRHGHTVYIVAPAERRFHQPTEMLDGGNVKILRVWTFNIQKTNLIEKGIGTLLLEYQYQKAIQKYWRNVKFGLGLYSTPPITFNKVIAALKKKDAKTYLLLKDIFPQNAVDLGMFSKGGLLYRMFRKKEERLYQLSDYIGCMSPANVDYILRHNREVDIHRVEVCPNSIELCKAEEQAYPKETLLQKLNIPTDKILFIYGGNLGRPQGIDFLVEVLAANEKRNDSFFIIVGSGTEFMKIKLWFDTNAPHNACLLSSLPKQEYDSLVRVCDIGLIFLDRRFTIPNFPSRLLSYLENRMPVLMATDKNTDIGEIAKINGFGLWTESGNIETYMEMVDFMAADRERIKIMGENGYSYLEANYTVNCSYDIIMEHFE
- a CDS encoding acetyltransferase; protein product: MKSVIIGAGTYGEVYLAYLQEAGIEIVGFLDDDSKYINQKVCGIPVLGGFDFLACLKDEYGVKAVYCPLGNNKLRVELLNRALSLGYEVPNFIHSTVVLSPNVKIGDKGIYILPKTVIMPWCNIHDFVMMSVNSVVSHHTILEEGVFLSFGVNFGASIIAHKYAYIGISATVMTGVHELGENCLIGAGAVVIKDVPTNAVMAGIPAKVLKYRE
- a CDS encoding DegT/DnrJ/EryC1/StrS family aminotransferase; translation: MDKRIYLCLAHMSGKEQAFIKEAFDTNWVVPLGPNVNAFEDELKHFVGQDKEVVALSAGTAAIHLGLIQLGVGAGDEVICQSFTFCASANPVAYQGATPVFIDSEEDTWNMDPVLLEEAIKDRIAKTGKKPKAILPVHLYGMPARIDEICAIAAKYDIPVLEDAAEALGSEFNGQKCGTFGTFGVLSFNGNKMITTSGGGALIVPDESTKKQTMFYATQAREPFPHYQHEKIGYNYRMSNICAGIGRGQMTVLDEHIAHHRHVHALYEKAFEGVDGITLKSNPDGRFNANYWLSTILIDPVKTGTNYDEVRRNLDERGIETRPLWKPMHLQPVYATNPCYVNEVSERLFNMGLCIPAGPWVTDEDVSYIVEQIKVCCKK
- a CDS encoding sugar transferase, which gives rise to MYSCFLKRFIDFVVVFLVLAIIWPILLSIAIWLHFANKGAGAFFTQERPGKHGEIFKVIKFKTMTDERDENGNLLPDEKRLTKIGKFVRSTSIDELPQLINVLKGDMSLIGPRPLRTYYLPLYSKEQMRRHEVRPGITGWAQINGRNNLSWTKKFELDVWYVDHCFFYLDLKIVFITIRKVFIREGISKEGEATTAPFNGHN
- a CDS encoding TonB-dependent receptor; this translates as MIRTKHILLTLSLLLCNVCIHATTVDYSVRGKIIDKQSRQPVAYANVVVVGIPGKGASTDSLGMFRIEQVPPGIYRFEATLIGYKSAVTPEYVVSASTPFIEIEMEEDENMLAAVVVTPSPFRKTVESPVSMRIIGLQEIEKSPGGNRDISRIVRAYPGVSFSPIGYRNDLIVRGGSPSENRFYMDGIEIPNINHFATQGASGGPVSIVNADLIREISFYTGAFPANRSGAMSSVLDFRLKDGNPDKQTFKATLGASEVSFSGNGHLSDKTTYLFSLRQSYLQLLFKALGLPFLPNFIDGQFKLKTKLSAHNELTILGLVGIDKMKLNTDEKGEDAEYILSYLPTIHQETFTVGTSYRHYAGKHVQTLTLSHNYLNNRNVKYLNNDESYEDNLTLRLRSVEQKTTLRFENQTRLGQWTLKEGAEMNYSNYTNRTKQRMFGYTTLSDYQTDLNIFSWGGFFSADYTTANKRFSASAGIRTDGNNYNREMKELWKQLSPRLSLSYELTKQWTLSGNAGLYQQLPPYTALGFKDNDGHYINKDLKYMQVMETSLGLDWHLQDRLMISAEGFFKQYGRMPLSLRDNIPLACKGDDYGTIGNEALIPTAEGRAYGVEAMLRWQIPGRFNFVSSFTVFRSEYRNGNGGSDDNIPSGTKYISSAWDNRFILNVSGTYNLPRRWSIGGKLSYIGGAPYTPYDEEKSSLVEAWNAQGRPYYDYSKYNTERLPNFAQLDIRVDKSFYFHRCMVGFYLDLQNITGSKLKQQDVIMSTGVIENPSAPIEEQRYKMKKLKQESGTLLPSIGVTVEF